From Candidatus Omnitrophota bacterium, a single genomic window includes:
- the pstC gene encoding phosphate ABC transporter permease subunit PstC, protein MIVGLIKEKVYCWLFRILAFSSLFFLTGIATVIFIEGIPVFKEVSWLNFIFGKEWYPTYEPPEFGILPLILGSFWVTIGALFICVPLGIGSALYINELANPLQRAILKPLVEILAGIPSVVYGFFGMVILSPFLQRFFKLPVGLCALNASIILGIMATPFICSIAEDALSFVPRSFREASFSLGANRWQTLTKVVIPSAGSGLSTAVILGMSRAIGETMTVLMVAGGAAVIPKSFFDPVRPMTATIAAEMGEAPMGSAHYHSLFAIAIFLFLITFVFNILAEIVSKRFRIKLGLAG, encoded by the coding sequence GGATTGATAAAAGAAAAGGTTTATTGCTGGTTATTTAGAATCTTGGCTTTTTCCTCGCTTTTTTTCTTGACAGGAATAGCCACCGTGATATTTATCGAGGGGATACCGGTATTTAAGGAAGTTTCTTGGTTAAATTTTATTTTTGGTAAAGAGTGGTATCCTACCTATGAACCCCCGGAATTTGGAATTTTGCCCCTTATCCTGGGTTCATTCTGGGTGACTATCGGTGCTCTTTTTATTTGTGTTCCTTTAGGTATAGGGAGTGCTTTGTATATCAATGAACTTGCTAATCCTCTTCAGAGGGCAATCTTGAAGCCCTTGGTAGAAATTTTAGCCGGTATTCCCTCGGTAGTTTACGGATTTTTTGGCATGGTGATACTTAGCCCTTTTCTGCAAAGGTTCTTTAAGCTCCCGGTGGGGTTGTGTGCTCTTAATGCCAGCATCATCTTGGGGATAATGGCGACTCCGTTTATCTGTAGTATTGCTGAGGATGCCTTAAGCTTTGTTCCCCGGTCTTTTCGTGAAGCCTCTTTTTCTTTGGGAGCTAATCGTTGGCAGACTTTAACGAAAGTAGTAATTCCTTCTGCGGGTTCCGGGCTTTCTACCGCGGTAATCTTGGGTATGAGTAGGGCAATTGGAGAAACGATGACCGTGCTTATGGTTGCGGGGGGTGCAGCAGTAATTCCCAAATCTTTTTTTGACCCCGTGAGGCCAATGACCGCTACCATTGCAGCAGAAATGGGCGAAGCTCCCATGGGAAGCGCCCATTATCATTCACTTTTTGCCATTGCTATCTTTTTGTTTTTGATTACTTTTGTCTTTAATATTTTAGCCGAAATTGTAAGTAAGAGATTTAGAATAAAATTAGGTTTGGCAGGATGA